One genomic region from Zalophus californianus isolate mZalCal1 chromosome 2, mZalCal1.pri.v2, whole genome shotgun sequence encodes:
- the AGA gene encoding N(4)-(beta-N-acetylglucosaminyl)-L-asparaginase, with protein MPRKWILSLLLVPLLLGPGLVHSSSPLPLVLNTWPFRNATEAAWRTLASGGSTLDAVEQGCAVCEREQCDGTVGFGGSPDELGETTLDAMIMDGTTMNVGAVGDLRRIKNAIGVARKVLEHTAHTLLVGESATKFAESMGFISEDLSTNTSRALHSDWLARNCQPNYWRNVVPDASKYCGPYKPPSILKQEGPSHKETGNNHGHDTIGMVVVHKMGRTAAGTSTNGLKFKIPGRVGDSPIPGAGAYADDSAGTAAATGDGDILMRFLPSYQAVEYMRRGEDPTIACQKVISRIQKYFPNFFGAVICANVTGSYGAACGKLPTFTQFSFMVYNSLKNQPTEEKVDCI; from the exons ATGCCACGGAAATGgatcctctctctgcttctggtgCCGCTCCTGCTCGGCCCAGGCCTCGTGCACAGCTCCAGCCCTCTGCCCCTGGTCCTCAACACTTGGCCTTTTAGGAATGCAACCGAAGCAG cgtggaggacattagcaTCTGGAGGTTCTACCCTGGATGCAGTTGAGCAGGGCTGTGCCGTGTGTGAGAGGGAGCAGTGTGACGGCACTGTGGGCTTTGGAGGGAGTCCCGATGAGCTTGGAGAAACCACACTGGACGCCATGATCATGGACGG cactACTATGAACGTAGGAGCGGTAGGAGATCTCAGGCGAATTAAAAACGCAATCGGTGTGGCTCGGAAAGTGCTAGAACATACAGCACACACGCTGTTAGTGGGAGAGTCAG CCACCAAGTTTGCTGAAAGTATGGGGTTTATCAGTGAGGACTTATCTACCAATACTTCTCGAGCCCTTCATTCAGATTGGCTTGCTCGGAATTGCCAGCCAAATTACTGGAGG AATGTTGTACCAGATGCTTCAAAATACTGTGGACCTTACAAACCACCTAGTATCTTAAAGCAAGAAGGTCCTTCccataaagaaacaggaaataacCACGGTCATGATACAATTG gcATGGTTGTAGTCCATAAGATGGGACGTACTGCTGCTGGTACATCTACAAAcggtttaaaattcaaaatacctGG TCGAGTAGGAGATTCGCCAATACCTGGAGCTGGTGCCTACGCGGATGACAGCGCGGGAACGGCTGCAGCCACTGGCGATGGGGATATACTGATGCGTTTTCTACCCAG CTACCAAGCTGTAGAATATATGAGAAGAGGAGAAGATCCAACCATAGCTTGCCAGAAAGTGATTTCCAGAATTCAGAAGTATTTTCCAAACTTCTTTGGGGCTGTTATATGTGCCAATGTGACTGGAAGTTATG GTGCTGCTTGCGGTAAACTTCCCACATTTACTCAGTTCAGTTTCATGGTTTATAATTCTCTAAAAAATCAGCCAACTGAAGAAAAAGTAGACTGCATCTAA